A genomic stretch from Corvus cornix cornix isolate S_Up_H32 chromosome 9, ASM73873v5, whole genome shotgun sequence includes:
- the STRIT1 gene encoding sarcoplasmic/endoplasmic reticulum calcium ATPase regulator DWORF — MAEPAQAPLSRLVVPVLLALGWIVGCALMVYIVFS, encoded by the exons ATGGCAGAACCAG CCCAGGCCCCGCTGTCCCGCCTGGTGGTCCCCGTGCTGCTGGCGCTCGGCTGGATCGTGGGCTGTGCCCTCATGGTCTACATTGTCTTCTCCTGA
- the MME gene encoding neprilysin has translation MGKSESQMDITEMNTPKPKKKLGWSGLEIGLAVVVVLLAIVAITMIALYATYDDGVCKTPDCIKSAARILENMDPSARPCDDFYQYACGGWLKRNVIPETSSRYSNFDILRDELEVVLKDVLDTPSTNDIPAVQKAKTLYRSCLNETAIDSRGGRPLISLLPSVSEWPVATTNWDASYGTAWTAETAIAQLNSRYGKKVLINFFVGTDDKNSTAHIIHIDQPGLGLPSRDYYECTGAYKEACSAYVDFMISVAKLILQERNISVSESEISEQMGRVMDLEKEIANATTKSEDRNDPLLLYNKMTLAQLQNNFSLEINHKVFNWSEFINAIMSTVQINVDNTEHVIVYDPDYLIKLKSILVKYSSRDLQNYMTWRFVMDLVNSLSRDYKDTRNAFRKALYGTTSETAVWRRCANYVNGNMENAVGRLYVEEAFAGDSKHVVEEMIADIRDVFIKTLDELPWMDAETKKRAEQKATAIRERIGYPDEIVTDDNKLNSEYQELNYKEEEYFENIIQNLVFTQKKRLKKLREKVDKEEWISGAAVVNAFYSASRNQIVFPAGILQPPFFSASQPKSLNYGGIGMVIGHEITHGFDDNGRNFNENGDLVDWWTEESARNFKELSQCMVYQYGNFSWDLAGGQNLSGINTLGENIADNGGVRQAYKAYENFVRKHGKEKLLPGLDMNHKQLFFLNFAQVWCGTYRPEYAVNSIKTDVHSPGKFRVLGSLQNSPEFSEAFSCTTRDNMDPAKKCRVW, from the exons ATGGGCAAGTCAGAAAGCCAGATGGATATAACTGAAATGAATACTCCAAAACCGAAGAAGAAACTGGGATGGAGTGGCCTGGAAATAGGGCTGGCTGTGGTCGTGGTGCTGCTGGCCATTGTGGCCATCACCATGATTGCCCTGTATGCCACATATGACG ATGGGGTTTGCAAGACACCAGACTGTATCAAATCAG CTGCCCGGATCCTGGAGAACATGGACCCCAGTGCCAGGCCCTGCGATGACTTTTACCAGTACGCCTGTGGGGGGTGGCTCAAGAGGAACGTCATCCCCGAGACCAGCTCCCGTTATAGCAACTTTGACATTTTGAGAGATGAACTAGAAGTTGTTTTAAAAG ATGTCCTCGACACCCCCAGCACTAATGACatcccagcagtgcagaaggCAAAAACTCTGTACAGGTCCTGCCTAAATGAAA ctgcCATTGATAGCAGAGGTGGAAGGCCTTTAATTAGTTTATTGCCAAGTGTGTCTGAGTGGCCTGTAGCAACAACTAACTGGGATGCTTCCTATG GTACTGCTTGGACAGCTGAGACAGCTATTGCACAGCTCAACTCCAGATATGGAAAAAAGGTccttattaatttttttgttggcACAGATGATAAAAATTCCACAGCACATATCATTCAC attgatcagcctgggctgggcctgcCTTCTCGGGACTACTATGAGTGCACTGGCGCATACAAAGAG gcaTGTTCTGCCTACGTTGATTTCATGATTTCTGTAGCTAAACTAATCCtacaagaaagaaacatttctgtcagTGAGAGTGAGATTTCTGAACAAATGGGAAGAGTTATGGACCTGGAGAAAGAGATTGCCAAt GCAACAACAAAATCTGAAGACAGAAATGATCCACTCCTGCTGTACAATAAAATGACCTTGGCACAACTCCAAAACAACTTCTCACTGGAAATCAATCATAAG GTGTTCAATTGGTCAGAATTCATAAATGCTATCATGTCAACTGTCCAAATAAACGTTGACAACACGGAACATGTCATTGTTTACGACCCTGACTACCTTATCAAGCTCAAGTCTATTCTTGTAAAATACTCTTCCAG AGACCTTCAAAATTACATGACCTGGCGATTTGTGATGGATCTTGTCAACAGCCTCAGCCGGGACTACAAGGACACAAGGAATGCTTTCCGTAAG GCCCTTTATGGCACCACCTCCGAGACTGCTGTGTGGCGCCGCTGTGCCAACTACGTCAACGGGAATATGGAGAACGCCGTGGGCCGGCTCTACGTGGAGGAGGCCTTTGCTGGAGACAGCAAACACGTG GTTGAAGAAATGATTGCAGATATACGTGATGTTTTTATAAAAACCTTAGATGAACTTCCCTGGATGGATGCAGAGACCAAAAAGAGAGCAGAACAAAAA GCAACAGCAATTAGAGAGAGGATTGGTTATCCCGATGAGATTGTGACAGATGACAACAAGCTCAACAGTGAGTACCAGGAG TTGAACTATAAAGAAGAAGAATACTTTGAAAACATTATTCAAAATTTAGTATTTACCCAGAAGAAAAGGTTGAAAAAGCTTAGAGAAAAGGTGGACAAAGAGGA GTGGATAAGTGGAGCTGCAGTTGTCAATGCTTTTTACTCAGCAAGTAGGAATCAGATAG tcttcccTGCGGGCATTTTGCAGCCCCCTTTCTTCAGTGCATCCCAGCCCAAATCTCTGAATTATGGTGGCATAGGAATGGTCATCGGGCACGAGATCACACACGGCTTTGACGACAATG GCAGGAATTTTAATGAGAATGGAGACCTTGTGGACTGGTGGACTGAAGAATCAGCACGGAATTTCAAGGAGCTGTCCCAGTGCATGGTGTACCAGTATGGGAACTTCTCGTGGGACCTGGCGGGTGGACAGAAC CTGAGTGGAATCAACACACTAGGAGAAAACATTGCTGATAATGGGGGTGTGAGACAAGCATACAAG GCTTATGAAAACTTTGtgagaaaacatggaaaagaaaaacttcttcctgGTCTCGACATGAACCACAAACAGCTGTTTTTTCTGAACTTCGCACAG GTCTGGTGTGGAACATACAGACCAGAATACGCAGTGAACTCCATCAAGACAGACGTGCACAGCCCAGGCAAATTCAG ggTCCTGGGGTCACTGCAGAACTCCCCAGAGTTTTCAGAAGCCTTTTCATGCACCACGAGAGACAACATGGATCCTGCTAAGAAGTGCCGCGTTTGGTGA